One region of Fragaria vesca subsp. vesca linkage group LG4, FraVesHawaii_1.0, whole genome shotgun sequence genomic DNA includes:
- the LOC101298311 gene encoding pentatricopeptide repeat-containing protein At4g19440, chloroplastic-like — MVKMVALTLRSLYRSGSSVAVNKLLLWVDLHDGLEQYAFRMFDYLRQEGLADEANQIFRPLLQKKRANVPAVAVFTYMIDALLTSGDTNMALNVYRYILATGVTPSSFTCNVLILGLSVAAWSVLWKCWIREGSPIMLFLEGCFADIAWLETVEEVRGFLGFVPDDDCFDFDKENLEDMIKAMKLHVYLVTTADDDMRRVLHDWLKQGTQKQADNMRKALLDDGNRHEAWMLFEKQYSESSMHHMVVLYTCVIETFINAGKTKGALEVYQHMLDDGYAPCSYTYSILIKALAADPSFFGDAKKYFLEMMEKGIRPNAATYTAVLEGFARQEDNAAVEEGRKFVKVMMVKGFVPYTEDVMKVLRGKPEPAVTRVMDIMSSKWNY; from the exons ATGGTGAAGATGGTTGCTCTGACTCTGAGGTCCCTCTACCGCTCAGGCAGCTCCGTCGCCGTCAACAA ATTATTATTATGG GTAGATTTGCATGATGGACTAGAGCAGTATGCATTTCGAATGTTTGATTATCTGAGACAAGAGGGGCTGGCTGATGAAGCCAACCAGATATTCAGGCCTCTCTTACAGAAAAAGAGAGCCAATGTGCCGGCTGTGGCGGTTTTTACTTACATGATTGATGCATTGCTCACTAGTGGGGACACCAATATGGCTCTCAACGTGTACAGGTACATATTAGCCACTGGAGTCACTCCCAGCTCCTTCACCTGCAATGTGCTGATCCTGGGACTTTCGGTTGCAGCTTG GAGTGTTTTGTGGAAATGTTGGATAAGGGAAGGAAGCCCAATTATGTTGTTTTTAGAAGGGTGTTTTGCAGACATTGCCTGGCTGGAGACGGTGGAGGAGGTCAGGGGGTTCCTTGGGTTTGTTCCTGATGACGACTGTTTTGATTTTGATAAAGAAAACCTGGAGGATATGATCAAGGCAATGAAGCTGCATGTTTATCTTGTGACGACAGCTGATGATGACATGCGAAGAGTCTTACATGACTGGCTCAAGCAAGGCACCCAGAAACAGGCAGACAACATGCGGAAGGCTTTACTTGATGATGGAAATAGACACGAGGCGTGGATGCTCTTTGAGAAGCAGTACTCTGAGTCGAGCATGCACCACATGGTTGTACTTTATACCTGTGTTATTGAAACCTTCATCAATGCTGGTAAGACGAAGGGTGCTCTGGAGGTGTACCAGCACATGTTGGATGATGGGTATGCTCCGTGCTCCTACACTTACTCTATTTTGATCAAGGCACTCGCTGCTGATCCCAGCTTCTTCGGAGATGCAAAGAAGTACTTTCTTGAGATGATGGAGAAAGGGATACGGCCCAATGCTGCTACCTACACTGCCGTGTTAGAGGGATTTGCAAGGCAGGAGGACAATGCAGCTGTGGAGGAAGGCAGAAAGTTTGTGAAGGTGATGATGGTCAAGGGGTTTGTGCCTTACACCGAGGATGTGATGAAGGTTTTAAGGGGGAAACCAGAACCTGCAGTTACAAGGGTCATGGATATCATGTCTTCCAAGTGGAACTACTGA
- the LOC101298599 gene encoding uncharacterized protein LOC101298599 has translation MIEDDDQLDIDDIEIDIPEEKPKEQNMLAALNKEKLASKFMAFKVMKQMKTKSEKSNPKEEQQDEKVGSVDEIKRRYGFLSASSREQEQIKDKARVDIMWSFS, from the exons ATGATTGAAGACGATGATCAGTTAGACATAG ATGATATCGAGATTGACATTCCTGAAGAGAAACCGAAAGAGCAGAATATGTTGGCAGCACTTAATAAGGAAAAACTGGCAAGCAAGTTTATGGCCTTTAAAG TAATGAAACAAATGAAGACTAAGAGTGAGAAAAGTAACCCAAAGGAAGAGCAACAGGATGAGAAGGTTGGCTCTGTTGATGAAATCAAGAGGAGATATGGATTTTTGTCTGCT AGCTCAAGGGAACAAGAACAGATCAAAGACAAAGCAAGAGTAGATATCATGTGGTCCTT CTCTTGA
- the LOC101298887 gene encoding strictosidine synthase-like — protein sequence MSKSRFKVNLSYTQPLPKAVCIILGDLVVGLDGTKKGAHFGHAGVLFPGCSFTDKRRTRRQLLRCTYIGYCKAAAYIYFLQSMQRICDGSTDNKTEPICGRPLGLKLNPKTCELYIADAYFGLLKIGRNGGHLQRLATSLNGVPFRFLNALDIDTQTGILYFTDTSTVYQRRLWPLSFVTGDKTGRLLHYDPRRKKVSVLLNNLAFADGVALSKDRSFLLVAETATFKIFKFWLRGPKAGDKQLFT from the exons ATGTCCAAAAGCCGATTCAAGGTGAACCTTTCCTATACACAACCACTTCCCAAAGCAG TGTGTATAATTCTTGGTGACTTGGTTGTTGGCCTAGATGGAACAAAAAAAGGAGCACATTTTGGTCATGCAGGAGTGTTGTTTCCGGGTTGCTCATTTACTGATAAAAGAAGAACAAGAAG ACAG CTTCTGCGG TGCACCTACATTGGGTATTGCAAGGCAGCAGCCTACATCTATTTCTTGCAGTCCAT GCAAAGGATATGTGATGGTTCAACCGACAATAAGACTGAACCAATATGTGGAAGGCCTCTAGGTTTGAAGCTCAACCCAAAAACTTGTGAACTCTATATTGCAGATGCCTACTTCGGTCTCTTAAAGATAGGTCGCAACGGTGGTCATCTTCAACGACTTGCCACTTCCCTGAATGGAGTCCCTTTCCGTTTTCTGAATGCTCTGGACATTGATACTCAAACTGGAATTCTTTATTTTACAGACACCAGCACAGTTTACCAAAGAAG GTTGTGGCCTTTGTCATTCGTAACCGGTGACAAAACCGGAAGGTTATTGCATTACGATCCTCGTAGAAAGAAGGTGTCTGTGCTGCTCAATAACTTGGCTTTTGCAGACGGTGTGGCTCTAAGCAAGGACAGATCTTTTCTCCTAGTAGCCGAAACTGCTACGTTCAAAATCTTCAAGTTTTGGCTTCGAGGACCCAAAGCTGGTGATAAACAACTCTTCACTTAA
- the LOC101299182 gene encoding F-box protein At3g07870-like: MNTRKRKKSNWELKGAFDIQELPQVLVLDILSRLSIKALYSCRSVCKDWLHIIHGSEFARIQLRRPPISILIKTSQRARAQRKLDLIQIAAGSGMRVERMRFSPMNVLPVHPVAAVELINSSNGLLCIRQCMNYRFLYVCNPILGEYIRIPDYNSLVDFVALGFSTRNNEYKILQTSYYSDYDFELDAMIYTIGKSKVWRSIGKRPRSCRGGRIPFNSFLHGGIHWISDHDNPPSSIQCFDFEREEFRQLQLPLLNKYNGLRLGVLKGSLYLCVFEGDDRKCDLWVMKNYGVQQSWTKFCVIEHMYPSALNMYEPVMFLSDVEILMASDKFVLSYNLVTKRLEKTRILRTRSQFLAFGYYPCFVSLHDVANGEKVQRIRNNDKFESLLSEGRNVYADLINSSFIERLIKDVLARLGFRV, encoded by the exons ATGAATACGAGGAAAAGGAAAAAATCAAACTGGGAACTCAAAGGTGCCTTCGATATCCAGGAACTTCCTCAAGTTTTAGTACTAGACATTCTATCAAGGCTTTCCATCAAGGCCCTCTACAGTTGCAGAAGCGTTTGTAAAGACTGGCTTCATATAATTCATGGCTCTGAATTTGCTCGCATACAACTTCGAAGACCACCCATCAGCATCTTGATCAAGACATCTCAGCGTGCAAGAGCACAAAGGAAATTAGATTTGATCCAAATAGCTGCAGGGTCAGGTATGCGAGTCGAGAGAATGAGGTTTTCTCCCATGAATGTTCTACCTGTTCATCCTGTTGCTGCAGTTGAGTTGATAAACTCAAGCAATGGTTTGCTTTGTATACGTCAGTGCATGAATTATAGATTCTTGTACGTGTGCAACCCCATTTTAGGAGAGTACATTCGCATTCCTGATTATAATTCCTTGGTCGATTTTGTTGCACTTGGTTTTAGCACAAGGAACAATGAATACAAGATCCTGCAAACAAGTTACTATAGCGACTATGACTTTGAGCTTGATGCTATGATATACACCATTGGTAAAAGCAAAGTTTGGAGAAGTATTGGAAAGCGTCCAAGATCCTGTAGAGGTGGCCGAATACCATTCAATTCCTTTCTGCATGGAGGTATTCATTGGATATCCGATCATGACAATCCTCCTTCATCTATACAATGTTTCGACTTTGAAAGAGAAGAGTTTCGACAACTACAACTTCCCTTGCTCAATAAATATAATGGTTTGAGGTTGGGAGTCTTGAAAGGTAGTCTATATCTATGTGTGTTTGAAGGTGATGATAGGAAATGTGACTTGTGGGTTATGAAGAATTATGGTGTTCAACAATCTTGGACGAAATTTTGTGTCATCGAACACATGTATCCCAGTGCCCTGAATATGTACGAGCCAGTCATGTTCTTGAGTGATGTGGAAATCCTAATGGCCTCTGACAAGTTTGTGCTGAGCTATAATCTAGTGACAAAGCGTCTCGAAAAAACTAGAATTCTTCGAACTCGGTCTCAGTTTCTGGCATTTGGTTACTATCCTTGCTTTGTTTCACTCCATGATGTTGCAAATGGAGAGAAGGTGCAAAG GATTAGAAACAATGACAAATTTGAAAGCCTGCTTTCTGAAGGGAGGAACGTTTACGCTGATCTGATCAATTCATCATTCATCGAAAGGTTAATTAAGGATGTGCTAGCTAGACTAGGGTTTAGGGTTTAG
- the LOC101299471 gene encoding uncharacterized mitochondrial protein AtMg00810-like has protein sequence MSTPLVAKPPLTASDGNPFDNLIIFREMVGSLQYLTITRLDISFVVNFVAQFMSQPRTTHLMAVKCILRFVKGTLDHELSFHPQHHPVTLSSYFDADWAGYPDSRISTSGYLVYLSLNLISWCSKKQPTVARSSAEAEYRSLAHASAETTWLGYLLLGVQIALPIMLHYDNLSAT, from the coding sequence ATGAGCACACCCTTGGTAGCCAAACCTCCACTCACTGCCTCTGATGGCAATCCATTTGACAATTTGATAATATTTCGTGAGATGGTTGGGTCTCTTCAATACCTGACCATAACACGCCTAGATATCTCCTTCGTTGTCAATTTTGTTGCACAGTTCATGAGTCAACCCCGCACCACCCACCTGATGGCTGTCAAGTGCATTCTGCGTTTTGTCAAAGGCACCCTTGACCATGAACTCTCATTTCATCCTCAACATCACCCGGTTACACTTTCTTCTTACTTTGATGCCGATTGGGCCGGCTACCCGGATTCTCGTATCTCTACCTCTGGCTATCTGGTCTATCTTAGCTTGAATTTAATATCATGGTGCTCCAAGAAGCAACCAACAGTGGCTCGTTCTAGTGCTGAAGCTGAGTACCGCTCCCTTGCTCATGCATCCGCTGAAACAACCTGGTTAGGCTATCTACTCCTTGGTGTGCAAATTGCTCTTCCAATTATGCTTCATTATGACAATTTAAGTGCAACATAA
- the LOC101299762 gene encoding F-box protein At3g07870-like has protein sequence MGRRKRVAEDLPINREEQEEWQPTGPCRFQQLPQALVIDILSRLLVKPLLNCRCVCKSWLSIISDPQFSFVHLPKSPIGILINTNPEKRTSRIIDYTQIEESADSQFHLEKMRFSTKNSLPPLSCFELINSCNGLLLLAEVGPNIDGPFPLYVCNPILGEFIALPLANEGRLYCSFIGLGCSAVTKEYKVLQTCGDYRKDEDGARIYTIGTGVWKSIGKTPQDFAQFAPFNAVLHGALHWLASSGRTLELINAFHFETEEFRTLPPPGSFTPFQKQFKDCLKLGVFDGCLFICVYGYDSSKFDMKLGVFDGCLFICVYGYDSSKFDMWVMKEYGVQESWRKTLVVEGLYPRQLDNDVYEPLVFLRNGEILLSYIDWTVTYSKHFVGTYKGSKDKMKQSISIYPKEDFVHLRDKQQIRVRDKKNSKKASGEGSSGCATANSGIPKKSKKLNSGSGLPA, from the exons ATGGGACGAAGGAAAAGAGTAGCAGAAGATTTACCCATCAACAGAGAAGAACAAGAAGAATGGCAACCCACAGGACCCTGCAGATTCCAACAGCTTCCACAGGCCTTAGTCATCGACATTCTCTCAAGGCTCTTGGTCAAGCCCCTCCTCAACTGCAGGTGCGTATGCAAATCCTGGCTTTCCATTATTTCCGACCCTCAATTTTCCTTTGTGCACCTTCCTAAATCACCCATTGGGATACTGATCAATACCAACCCTGAAAAGAGGACATCAAGGATAATTGATTATACCCAAATTGAAGAATCTGCTGATTCTCAATTCCACCTTGAGAAAATGAGATTTAGTACCAAGAATAGCTTACCACCCCTTTCTTGTTTTGAGTTGATCAACTCATGCAATGGTTTGCTTCTTTTGGCTGAGGTTGGTCCCAATATAGATGGCCCCTTCCCCTTGTATGTGTGCAATCCGATATTGGGTGAATTCATCGCTCTTCCGCTTGCTAATGAGGGGAGGCTGTACTGTAGCTTTATCGGACTTGGTTGTAGTGCGGTGACCAAGGAATACAAGGTGCTGCAAACATGCGGAGACTACCGCAAGGATGAGGATGGGGCTCGGATATACACAATTGGTACAGGAGTTTGGAAAAGCATTGGGAAAACTCCTCAGGACTTTGCTCAGTTTGCACCATTCAATGCTGTTCTGCATGGAGCTCTTCATTGGCTTGCCTCCAGTGGAAGAACATTGGAGTTGATAAATGCATTTCACTTTGAAACAGAAGAGTTCCGCACACTACCCCCACCTGGTTCCTTTACACCATTTCAGAAGCAATTTAAAGACTGTCTGAAATTGGGAGTGTTTGATGGTTGTCTGTTTATATGTGTGTATGGTTATGATTCAAGTAAGTTTGACATGAAATTGGGAGTGTTTGATGGTTGTCTGTTTATATGTGTGTATGGTTATGATTCAAGTAAGTTTGACATGTGGGTTATGAAGGAGTATGGTGTCCAAGAGTCTTGGAGAAAAACTCTGGTCGTTGAAGGCTTGTATCCAAGGCAACTTGACAATGATGTTTATGAGCCACTGGTGTTTTTGCGAAATGGGGAAATCCTGTTGTCCTACATTGACTGGACTGTG ACATACTCAAAACACTTTGTTGGTACTTATAAGGGTTCCAAGGATAAAATGAAACAGTCAATTAGCATTTACCCAAAGGAAGACTTCGTTCATCTGAGAGATAAACAACAGATTCG GGTAAGAGACAAAAAGAACTCTAAGAAGGCCTCTGGTGAAGGGAGCAGTGGCTGCGCCACTGCCAATTCTGGCATCCCCAAAAAGTCCAAAAAACTTAACTCAGGCTCTGGATTGCCAGCTTAA
- the LOC101300050 gene encoding uncharacterized protein LOC101300050 — MGEKLSKMTRPETQAEPKPSDQSKPPPPPLHSEVEDDDENVKQLQECSALYLSLQDCLIKNDRNWKSCQLEVQALKQCNERKKKNVEKEK, encoded by the exons ATGGGGGAGAAACTCAGCAAGATGACCCGACCCGAAACCCAGGCAGAACCAAAACCCAGTGACCAGTCCAAGCCGCCACCGCCGCCTCTGCATTCGGAGGTAGAAGACGACGATGAGAATGTCAAACAGCTCCAGGAGTGTTCTGCTCTCTATCTTTCCTTACAG GATTGCCTTATCAAGAATGATAGGAATTGGAAATCTTGTCAATTGG AAGTTCAAGCCTTGAAGCAATGCAATGAGAGGAAGAAGAAGAATGTTGAGAAAGAAAAGTGA